A genomic region of Zea mays cultivar B73 chromosome 6, Zm-B73-REFERENCE-NAM-5.0, whole genome shotgun sequence contains the following coding sequences:
- the LOC100276666 gene encoding uncharacterized protein LOC100276666, which translates to MEAFALDKICGSGRSAVTTQERVMEAQSSTCFSKVVGPNLWYGDRTRLTPKQEEAALGLSRACGSGIPAYICTMKKSNVVKRQMVFSRQFSKRHIFGRLGTYGCETRVFAGRDLVGSKLNFSMIHGELRLLGGWPLFVKSHRIEAGHVCAFMFQEEEEEEGELSLRVHVLGTMPVPTI; encoded by the exons ATGGAAGCCTTTGCTCTGGATAAAATTTGCGGGTCAGGGAGATCAGCGGTCACCACCCAAGAAAGAGTGATGGAAGCCCAAAGTAGTACTTGCTTTTCAAAAG TCGTGGGACCTAACTTATGGTATGGCGATCGCACAAGACTTacgcccaagcaagaagaagctGCGCTTGGTTTGTCACGTGCCTGTGGCTCTGGCATTCCAGCATACATTTGCACCATGAAGAAGTCTAATGTTGTCAAGAGACAGATG GTATTTTCAAGACAGTTCAGTAAGCGACACATATTCGGTCGTCTGGGCACTTATGGGTGTGAAACCAGAGTTTTTGCAGGCAGGGACCTGGTCGGCAGTAAGCTCAACTTCTCAATGATCCATGGAGAACTAAGGCTTCTTGGTGGATGGCCCCTCTTTGTGAAGAGCCACCGTATCGAAGCAGGACACGTGTGTGCTTTCATGTTCcaggaagaggaagaggaagagggcGAACTGTCACTTAGGGTGCACGTGCTGGGTACTATGCCAGTGCCAACAATCTAG